One Corynebacterium appendicis CIP 107643 DNA window includes the following coding sequences:
- a CDS encoding LuxR C-terminal-related transcriptional regulator, giving the protein MIRVLLADDHEIVRLGLRSVLEAADDIIVVGEVATAEGAIATARAGGIDVILMDLRFGAGGQGARVTTGAEATAEIRSTMANPPKVLVVTNYDTDADILGAIEAGAVGYLLKDAPPSELLAAVRSTAKGDQAMSPVVRNRLQTRDRSPRSSLTPRELEVLQLVAGGSSNREIGQQLMLSEATVKSHLVHIYDKLGVRSRTSAVASAREQGVL; this is encoded by the coding sequence ATGATTCGCGTCTTGCTTGCAGACGATCACGAGATCGTCCGCCTCGGCCTTCGCTCAGTGCTGGAGGCCGCCGACGACATCATTGTCGTCGGTGAAGTGGCTACTGCCGAAGGTGCCATTGCGACTGCCCGGGCAGGCGGAATCGATGTGATCCTCATGGACCTCCGTTTCGGCGCGGGCGGCCAGGGTGCCCGCGTGACCACCGGAGCAGAGGCGACTGCGGAGATTCGCTCCACCATGGCCAATCCGCCGAAGGTGTTGGTGGTGACCAATTACGACACCGACGCGGATATTCTCGGCGCGATCGAGGCCGGCGCTGTCGGCTACCTGCTCAAAGATGCCCCGCCGAGCGAGCTTCTCGCAGCTGTGCGCTCAACCGCGAAAGGCGACCAGGCGATGTCGCCGGTGGTGCGCAACCGTCTGCAGACCCGCGACCGTAGCCCCCGTTCCTCGCTCACCCCGCGTGAGCTCGAGGTGCTCCAGCTCGTCGCCGGAGGCTCCTCCAACCGTGAGATCGGTCAGCAGCTCATGTTGTCCGAGGCGACCGTGAAATCGCACCTTGTGCACATTTACGACAAGCTCGGCGTGCGCTCCCGCACATCTGCCGTCGCGTCCGCGCGCGAGCAGGGAGTACTTTAA
- the msrA gene encoding peptide-methionine (S)-S-oxide reductase MsrA: protein MEFFFGRTPQLVDPDRALPGRSEPVLPHPHPHAVLGTPITGPWREGQKRLLVGIGCFWGAEKMYWNIDGVESTSVGYGGGVTPNPTYREVCSGQTNHVELVEVIYDPNEISLKEIVRAALEAHDPTQGFRQGNDVGTQYRSAFYTDTDDEAELIRGWVAEYGQSLIDAGFGPITTEAQSGVDYYLAEDEHQQYLHKVPHGYCPHHSTGVACGI, encoded by the coding sequence ATGGAATTCTTCTTCGGACGCACCCCGCAACTCGTTGACCCCGACCGCGCGCTGCCTGGCCGCAGCGAGCCGGTTCTGCCGCATCCGCATCCGCACGCAGTCTTGGGCACCCCCATCACGGGCCCGTGGCGCGAAGGACAAAAACGCCTGCTCGTGGGCATCGGCTGCTTTTGGGGTGCGGAGAAAATGTATTGGAACATCGACGGGGTGGAGTCCACATCCGTCGGCTACGGCGGAGGTGTCACGCCCAATCCCACCTACCGCGAGGTGTGTTCCGGGCAGACGAACCACGTCGAGCTCGTCGAAGTCATCTACGACCCGAATGAAATCAGCCTCAAGGAAATCGTCCGGGCCGCACTCGAAGCGCACGATCCCACGCAAGGCTTCCGCCAGGGCAACGACGTGGGCACGCAGTACCGCTCCGCGTTCTACACCGACACGGACGACGAAGCCGAGCTCATCCGCGGGTGGGTCGCGGAGTACGGGCAATCGCTTATCGACGCCGGCTTTGGCCCCATCACCACCGAAGCGCAATCAGGGGTGGACTACTACTTGGCCGAAGACGAGCACCAGCAGTACCTGCACAAGGTGCCCCACGGCTACTGCCCCCACCACTCGACCGGGGTCGCCTGCGGAATCTAG
- a CDS encoding SGNH/GDSL hydrolase family protein — protein MNRLRPRNRRTRLRAAAVPAVATSMLIALTGCGSEGESERVTVEVPTTVTVTADPKDLPDSFDLYVALGDSYAAMGSADGPFKGPEFCARSEDNYPHMLADLYPGINEKRGFIDATCQGATTEHIFNERDISDALDAEEAEAAEDAEETSASAAPSSTAPSSSQQTSATAPTSTGSISTATSTEPSASKKNGSEENPGVLAAQIDALEPDTDLITLSIGGNDISFGPWSRCITGMLENRGEDDCDDGLYDESARALLDLPSRLDDIYRRIHEKAPEATIITTGYMPIASLQDECEATADLPSGTLNWAAGLTVTMNAMVRDAAARNGALYVLPANADFHSMCAPANERWTDPTGKETNSFPAHPTPAGQKAMAEAIADVLKKL, from the coding sequence ATGAACCGCCTCCGCCCCCGCAACCGGCGCACCCGTCTCCGCGCCGCCGCCGTTCCCGCTGTCGCGACGTCGATGCTGATCGCGCTCACCGGCTGCGGATCGGAAGGCGAGTCCGAACGGGTCACCGTCGAGGTCCCCACGACCGTGACAGTCACCGCCGATCCGAAGGACTTGCCCGATTCCTTCGATTTGTACGTCGCGCTCGGCGATTCTTACGCGGCGATGGGCTCTGCCGACGGCCCCTTCAAAGGCCCGGAATTCTGCGCGCGAAGCGAAGACAATTACCCGCACATGCTGGCAGACCTCTACCCCGGCATCAATGAGAAGCGCGGCTTCATCGACGCGACCTGCCAGGGCGCCACCACCGAGCACATTTTCAACGAGCGCGACATCAGCGACGCCCTCGACGCCGAGGAAGCAGAAGCAGCTGAGGACGCCGAGGAAACCAGCGCGAGCGCTGCGCCGTCCAGCACTGCTCCGTCCAGTTCCCAACAGACCTCCGCCACAGCGCCGACAAGCACGGGAAGCATAAGCACAGCGACCAGTACGGAGCCGTCGGCAAGTAAAAAAAACGGCTCCGAGGAGAACCCGGGCGTGCTCGCCGCGCAGATTGATGCCCTCGAACCAGACACGGACCTGATCACGCTATCGATCGGCGGCAACGACATCAGCTTCGGGCCATGGAGCCGCTGCATCACGGGCATGCTCGAGAACCGCGGCGAGGACGATTGCGACGACGGGCTCTACGACGAATCAGCCCGCGCGTTGCTCGACCTGCCGAGCCGCCTCGACGATATCTACCGCCGCATCCACGAAAAGGCCCCCGAGGCTACGATCATCACCACCGGGTACATGCCCATCGCGTCGCTGCAGGACGAGTGCGAGGCCACCGCTGACCTGCCCAGCGGCACGCTGAACTGGGCAGCGGGCCTCACCGTGACCATGAACGCGATGGTGCGCGATGCCGCCGCGCGCAACGGCGCGCTCTACGTCCTACCCGCCAACGCCGATTTCCACTCCATGTGCGCGCCTGCCAACGAACGCTGGACGGACCCCACCGGCAAGGAGACGAATTCCTTCCCCGCGCACCCCACGCCCGCCGGACAGAAGGCGATGGCGGAGGCGATCGCGGACGTGCTGAAGAAGCTCTAG
- a CDS encoding superoxide dismutase — protein sequence MAVYELPDLPYAYDALEPHISAEIMELHHDKHHATYVKGANAALEALEAERNGEANPDKLRALSKNLAFNLGGHTNHSIFWKNMSPNGGGEPAGELAEAINRDFGSFEGFQKQFEGVATSLQGSGWAVLGYDHIAGRLIIQQLTDQQGNVSVDFTPVLMLDMWEHAYYLQYKNVKADYAKAFWNVVNWDDVAERLAKASA from the coding sequence ATGGCTGTTTACGAGCTTCCCGACCTGCCTTACGCATACGACGCACTCGAGCCGCACATTTCCGCGGAGATTATGGAGCTGCACCACGACAAGCACCACGCGACCTACGTCAAGGGCGCGAACGCTGCTTTGGAGGCACTCGAGGCCGAGCGCAACGGCGAGGCTAACCCGGACAAGCTGCGTGCGCTGTCCAAGAACCTGGCATTCAATCTAGGTGGCCACACCAACCACTCCATCTTCTGGAAGAACATGAGCCCGAACGGCGGCGGCGAGCCGGCAGGCGAGCTGGCTGAGGCTATTAACCGCGACTTCGGCTCCTTCGAGGGCTTCCAGAAGCAGTTCGAGGGTGTCGCCACCTCCCTGCAGGGTTCCGGCTGGGCTGTCTTGGGCTACGACCACATCGCTGGTCGCCTGATCATCCAGCAGCTGACCGACCAGCAGGGCAACGTCTCGGTGGACTTCACCCCAGTCCTGATGCTGGATATGTGGGAGCACGCTTACTACCTGCAGTACAAGAACGTGAAGGCTGACTACGCCAAGGCGTTCTGGAACGTCGTCAACTGGGACGACGTCGCCGAGCGCCTCGCTAAGGCATCCGCCTAA
- a CDS encoding histone-like nucleoid-structuring protein Lsr2 produces the protein MARREVTQFYDDLDGSALADSDHQAVHFSFNGTEYVLDLSTENVKKFHEALMPYIAAAREVPADPRTRVDASQIRAWARKKGMKVAKRGKIPFEIIDAYRRANA, from the coding sequence ATGGCGCGGCGCGAAGTCACTCAGTTCTACGATGACCTCGATGGATCGGCGCTCGCCGACTCCGACCATCAAGCAGTCCACTTCAGCTTCAACGGCACCGAGTACGTCCTGGATCTCTCAACAGAGAATGTGAAGAAATTCCACGAGGCGCTCATGCCGTACATCGCGGCCGCCCGCGAGGTCCCGGCGGACCCGCGCACGCGCGTCGACGCTTCACAGATCCGTGCATGGGCGCGCAAGAAGGGCATGAAGGTCGCCAAGCGGGGCAAAATCCCGTTCGAGATCATCGACGCCTACCGCCGCGCGAACGCGTAG
- a CDS encoding DUF6474 family protein — MGLFESIRASRAKTKAEIKAAEARARQLAKDEAKQDKRTAKLLDKAEKRLLKEEKKGLKSRQKHEKQLAKTELKKIQESGFTTKKAKQWVGASRILLPILIPLVYRALTTYQEKQVNDRARAAGLTATEMSRYSSQGAELKGRVQTIRRQVEDNDALDDKFRRDAQVRLNELDTAVNNVEQMNDAQRRLAHETIDRDINTLSAEIQERTFRN; from the coding sequence ATGGGACTGTTCGAATCCATCCGCGCTTCCCGCGCAAAGACCAAGGCTGAGATCAAGGCCGCCGAGGCCCGCGCGCGCCAGCTGGCCAAGGATGAGGCTAAGCAGGACAAGCGCACCGCGAAGCTCCTCGACAAGGCGGAGAAGCGCCTGCTCAAGGAAGAGAAGAAGGGCCTGAAGAGCCGCCAGAAGCACGAGAAGCAGCTGGCCAAGACCGAGCTGAAGAAGATCCAGGAATCCGGCTTCACCACGAAGAAGGCCAAGCAGTGGGTCGGCGCTTCCCGCATTCTGCTCCCCATTCTGATCCCGCTGGTGTACCGCGCGCTGACCACGTACCAAGAAAAGCAGGTCAACGACCGCGCCCGCGCCGCTGGCCTGACCGCCACGGAGATGTCCCGCTACTCCAGCCAGGGCGCCGAGCTCAAGGGCCGCGTGCAGACCATCCGACGTCAGGTCGAGGACAACGACGCGTTGGATGACAAGTTCCGCCGCGACGCGCAGGTGCGTCTCAACGAGCTGGATACTGCCGTGAACAACGTCGAGCAAATGAACGACGCACAGCGCCGCCTCGCCCACGAGACGATCGACCGCGACATCAATACGCTCAGCGCCGAGATCCAGGAGAGGACCTTCCGCAACTAG
- a CDS encoding DUF2020 domain-containing protein has protein sequence MRMSVPPARTTAAISCAAAMALSACSPGAEVEQATAAAPAPEETSEQVTHDSGLPSDAVPEVSRDSAVDCPYLEIQFVAETNGQKVTGSGIDERFDTPACVFWSYPEEPQLEVLVRHTGSAQEARDVVDHFAPVDITDLAEEPAGWSGGRAGGEAIDGREGAVYAVAKDSVAVVVLTNQKESVKAQLIAEQALTNLSL, from the coding sequence ATGCGAATGAGCGTACCTCCTGCCCGCACCACCGCCGCCATCAGTTGCGCGGCCGCAATGGCACTAAGCGCCTGCTCGCCCGGCGCGGAGGTCGAGCAGGCGACTGCAGCGGCCCCTGCGCCAGAGGAAACAAGCGAGCAGGTAACCCACGATTCCGGCCTACCCTCCGACGCCGTCCCCGAGGTCTCCCGGGACAGCGCTGTCGACTGCCCATATTTGGAGATCCAATTCGTGGCGGAGACCAACGGACAGAAAGTCACTGGTAGCGGCATCGACGAGCGCTTCGACACTCCCGCGTGCGTGTTCTGGTCGTACCCGGAGGAGCCGCAGCTTGAAGTCCTCGTCCGCCACACCGGCAGCGCCCAAGAAGCGCGCGATGTGGTCGACCACTTCGCGCCCGTCGACATCACCGATCTGGCTGAAGAGCCCGCCGGATGGAGCGGAGGACGCGCCGGCGGCGAGGCCATCGACGGCCGCGAGGGCGCCGTGTACGCCGTGGCAAAAGACTCAGTTGCCGTCGTGGTGCTGACCAACCAGAAGGAGTCGGTGAAAGCGCAGCTCATCGCGGAGCAAGCGTTAACCAACCTGTCGCTTTAG
- a CDS encoding MFS transporter has product MEPHAREGIRKGTAEYKRASIALLFAGLAIFNSLYATQALLPTLTDELGMTEGEAALTVSATTGGLALCVVPASILSERFGRGRVLVISALLATTLGLCLPLAATGEQLIAMRFIQGCLIAGTPAVAMTWISEEIESNDAAGAMGLYIAGNSIGGLIGRLIPAFILEVASWRWALLGGAVTALTFALIMWALLPSQKRFEPKALKPGHELSAMLRHLSDWRLAGLYATAFLGMGMFVSVYNMFGFRAIDHFGLPPALAGLVYLMYLSGTWSSARAGVYVKQAGRGRVMVVAAGIMLLGAVTLVSGNLWLTLAGLLLFTASFFAMHSVASGWVGQVATRDRAEASSTYVFFYYIGSSALGALTGWLFPFTGWGGFIGVVAGVLVLLVCIAAWLALTVKKGAGPREPQH; this is encoded by the coding sequence ATGGAGCCACACGCACGAGAAGGGATCCGGAAAGGCACCGCCGAGTACAAGCGGGCCAGTATCGCACTTCTTTTCGCTGGTCTGGCTATCTTCAATTCGCTGTACGCCACCCAAGCGCTTCTGCCCACCCTCACCGACGAGCTGGGCATGACCGAGGGCGAAGCCGCCCTGACGGTGTCCGCCACCACCGGCGGGCTTGCGCTGTGCGTGGTACCGGCATCAATCCTGTCGGAGCGCTTCGGGCGCGGCCGCGTGCTGGTCATCTCCGCGCTGCTGGCCACCACCCTGGGCCTGTGCCTTCCACTGGCGGCGACGGGCGAGCAACTCATCGCCATGCGCTTCATCCAGGGCTGCCTGATCGCCGGCACTCCGGCGGTGGCGATGACGTGGATCTCCGAGGAAATCGAATCTAACGATGCCGCAGGCGCCATGGGCCTGTACATCGCCGGCAACAGCATCGGCGGACTCATTGGGCGCCTCATCCCGGCATTCATTCTCGAGGTGGCCAGCTGGCGGTGGGCACTTCTCGGCGGAGCAGTAACCGCGCTCACTTTCGCGCTGATCATGTGGGCGCTGCTGCCGTCGCAAAAGCGCTTCGAGCCGAAGGCGCTCAAGCCGGGCCACGAATTGTCCGCGATGCTCCGCCACCTCTCCGACTGGCGGCTCGCCGGCCTTTACGCCACCGCATTTTTGGGCATGGGCATGTTCGTGTCTGTATACAACATGTTCGGTTTCCGGGCCATCGACCACTTCGGCCTCCCGCCGGCGCTCGCCGGTCTGGTGTACCTGATGTACCTGTCGGGCACGTGGTCATCGGCGCGCGCCGGCGTCTACGTCAAGCAGGCGGGACGCGGCCGCGTGATGGTGGTCGCCGCCGGCATCATGCTGCTCGGTGCGGTCACCTTGGTCAGCGGCAACCTGTGGCTCACGCTGGCGGGCCTACTGCTGTTCACCGCCAGCTTCTTCGCCATGCACTCCGTCGCCTCAGGCTGGGTGGGCCAGGTAGCCACCCGCGACCGCGCGGAGGCGTCGAGCACCTACGTGTTCTTCTACTACATCGGTTCGTCGGCCTTGGGCGCGCTGACCGGCTGGCTGTTCCCCTTCACCGGCTGGGGCGGCTTCATCGGCGTCGTCGCCGGCGTGCTCGTCCTGCTCGTGTGCATCGCGGCGTGGCTGGCGCTCACAGTGAAGAAAGGCGCGGGACCCCGGGAGCCCCAGCACTAA
- a CDS encoding sensor histidine kinase yields MTAMLPSGGNGVDAPGTRGLDVGIALLTFSLLLVSFGGVVGASLEQAAFLVILIVVFGFMYTFGALNMPRWNTVGRLVWLLGLTGVWIVAMMFTPVAVYWVFTLFFLFMRSADNWIGIVGVGVVLAIAVLMQTPHGLTLGGVMGPAVSALVVVMITYAFKVIVKVSAERQALIDELVSTQDRLAATEREAGIVQERQRLAHEIHDTVAQSLSSIQMLLHAAERDLRATGLSEEQLKVPLGRLETARRSASDNLSETRAMIAALTPAPLSETSLPEALERIAASFAHAGEIAIDAEVDGEPQQLPMRVEAGLLRIAQGAVGNVVKHSGATRARMTVTFAPGEVRLDVVDNGDGFDVAALPGKPVGLGHLGLDAMRTRAAELGGELVVESEPGGPTAVSVAVPVDECVEDSVDGDREPGGRINRKIEEEE; encoded by the coding sequence ATGACAGCCATGCTACCGAGCGGGGGAAACGGGGTAGACGCGCCCGGCACGCGGGGTCTCGACGTCGGTATCGCGCTGCTGACCTTCTCCCTGCTGCTGGTCTCCTTCGGCGGAGTCGTCGGCGCCAGCCTCGAGCAGGCGGCGTTCCTGGTGATCCTGATCGTCGTCTTCGGCTTCATGTACACCTTCGGCGCGTTGAATATGCCGCGCTGGAACACCGTCGGCCGTCTGGTGTGGCTGCTGGGGCTCACGGGCGTGTGGATCGTGGCCATGATGTTCACGCCGGTTGCGGTCTACTGGGTGTTCACGCTGTTCTTCCTGTTCATGCGCTCGGCCGATAACTGGATCGGCATCGTCGGTGTGGGTGTCGTGTTAGCCATCGCGGTGCTCATGCAGACCCCGCACGGGCTGACGCTCGGCGGTGTGATGGGCCCGGCGGTCTCCGCGCTGGTGGTGGTGATGATCACCTACGCATTCAAAGTGATCGTGAAGGTGAGCGCGGAGCGGCAGGCGCTGATCGACGAACTGGTGAGCACCCAGGACCGCCTCGCCGCCACGGAGCGCGAGGCCGGAATCGTGCAAGAGCGGCAGCGTCTCGCCCACGAGATCCACGACACGGTGGCGCAGTCGCTGTCCAGCATCCAGATGCTGCTGCACGCGGCGGAGCGGGATCTGCGCGCCACCGGGCTGAGCGAGGAGCAGTTGAAGGTTCCGTTGGGCAGACTCGAGACGGCCCGCCGCTCGGCCTCGGACAACCTGTCGGAGACGCGCGCAATGATCGCAGCGCTCACGCCAGCCCCGCTGTCCGAGACGTCTCTGCCGGAAGCGCTCGAGCGGATCGCGGCGTCGTTCGCCCACGCTGGCGAGATCGCCATCGATGCCGAGGTTGACGGGGAGCCGCAGCAGCTGCCGATGCGGGTCGAAGCCGGGCTGCTGAGGATCGCGCAGGGGGCAGTCGGGAACGTCGTCAAGCATTCTGGCGCGACCCGTGCCCGCATGACGGTGACATTCGCGCCGGGCGAAGTGCGGCTGGACGTCGTGGACAACGGCGACGGTTTCGATGTCGCTGCGCTGCCCGGAAAGCCGGTCGGCCTCGGCCACCTCGGATTGGACGCGATGCGGACGCGCGCGGCCGAGCTCGGCGGTGAACTCGTCGTCGAATCCGAGCCGGGCGGCCCCACTGCTGTGTCGGTCGCAGTGCCTGTGGACGAGTGCGTGGAGGACTCGGTTGACGGCGACAGAGAGCCCGGGGGTAGGATCAACCGAAAGATTGAGGAGGAAGAATGA
- a CDS encoding TM0106 family RecB-like putative nuclease has protein sequence MASDDVSLVRAGDLVGCRYRLRQRLAHPEIPPLPEAVERQPQVDAGRAAVFGLLPERRALGDGRRKAFSRLTLDPALRVAEREARTRKAIKDRTTLIIDGALSGVVDGIAVLAEIDILVRQDDGRYLPVIVSNHRVARPSQTATMQFIPTHRLGLGKPLETAAKARHHTVDGYRVALAYLLLSDAGLASPLGAVVGQDRERAYLGDAARYVEALREALAKPTPHRPLRLKQCASCRYWALCDPELKKMDDISLVFPGQKARPLRERGITTVEETIAADLGETSRIARAWREGIPVLARTGVEPAPELRADVEIDVDMEAYLDQGAYLWGAFDGTDYRAFATWDEVGGADTDAEEENFLAFWTWLQSKRAAAHAGGKSFRAYCYAAGGENHWLTASARRFDSVDEAEVRAFIASDEWVDVFTHVRRHLVGTEGLGLKVVAPVAGFTWDDDDVDGERSVALRREARMGSAEAREMLVRYNGDDCRATAAVRHFLSAGAPGVPRLSSL, from the coding sequence ATGGCAAGCGATGATGTCTCGCTGGTGCGGGCGGGCGACCTGGTGGGGTGCAGGTACCGCCTCCGCCAGCGATTGGCGCACCCCGAGATCCCGCCGCTGCCCGAAGCAGTGGAGCGCCAGCCGCAGGTCGACGCGGGGCGTGCGGCAGTCTTCGGGTTGCTGCCCGAGCGCAGGGCGCTTGGCGACGGCCGCCGCAAAGCCTTCTCCCGCCTCACCCTCGACCCGGCGCTGCGGGTGGCTGAGCGCGAGGCCAGAACCCGCAAGGCGATCAAAGACCGCACCACCTTGATCATCGACGGTGCTCTGTCTGGTGTTGTCGACGGCATTGCCGTACTGGCGGAGATAGACATCCTGGTCCGGCAGGACGACGGGAGGTATTTGCCCGTGATCGTGTCCAACCACCGCGTGGCCCGGCCGAGCCAGACCGCGACGATGCAGTTCATTCCCACCCACCGGCTGGGATTGGGGAAACCGCTGGAGACCGCCGCGAAAGCGCGCCACCACACGGTGGACGGCTACCGCGTGGCGCTGGCATACCTGCTGCTGTCCGATGCCGGGCTGGCCTCCCCGCTCGGTGCCGTGGTCGGCCAAGACCGCGAGCGCGCCTACCTGGGCGATGCTGCGCGCTATGTCGAAGCGTTGCGCGAAGCGCTGGCTAAGCCGACCCCGCACCGCCCGCTGCGTCTGAAGCAGTGCGCGAGCTGCCGGTACTGGGCGTTGTGCGACCCGGAGCTGAAGAAAATGGACGATATTTCGCTCGTCTTCCCGGGGCAGAAAGCCCGCCCGCTGCGCGAGCGCGGGATCACGACGGTGGAGGAGACCATCGCCGCGGACCTGGGCGAGACCAGCCGGATTGCCCGCGCCTGGCGCGAGGGGATCCCGGTGCTGGCCCGCACAGGTGTCGAGCCTGCGCCTGAGCTGCGCGCCGACGTCGAGATCGACGTGGACATGGAGGCCTACCTCGACCAGGGCGCGTATCTGTGGGGCGCGTTCGACGGCACCGACTACCGCGCGTTCGCTACTTGGGATGAAGTGGGCGGCGCGGACACGGACGCCGAGGAGGAGAATTTCCTCGCTTTCTGGACGTGGCTGCAGTCGAAACGTGCCGCAGCGCATGCGGGAGGAAAATCTTTCCGCGCCTACTGCTACGCCGCGGGAGGGGAGAACCACTGGCTCACGGCATCGGCGCGGCGCTTCGATTCCGTCGACGAGGCGGAGGTCCGCGCCTTCATCGCCTCCGACGAGTGGGTGGACGTGTTCACCCATGTCCGACGCCACCTTGTGGGCACCGAGGGGCTGGGCTTGAAAGTGGTGGCACCGGTGGCCGGCTTCACCTGGGACGACGACGATGTGGACGGCGAGCGCTCCGTGGCTCTGCGCCGAGAGGCGCGGATGGGCAGTGCGGAGGCGCGTGAGATGCTCGTCCGCTACAACGGCGACGACTGCCGCGCCACTGCCGCGGTGCGCCACTTCCTTAGTGCTGGGGCTCCCGGGGTCCCGCGCCTTTCTTCACTGTGA
- a CDS encoding alpha/beta-hydrolase family protein: MKITPLDASFRSFRTRLGNWAEDATDSVKRLWPRRTHAVRAPLYAVELLADLTPVVRMSGLRRLPDDFAAGILGAEVATWSAISPSLLPHPWWVTTANIAICQAAGHSVGVGASNLASSIATSLNWTYPRKLRRKTAMPVQIAMGTITVAAYLSAALRRSEHERLVEDPTRLGPLRTLAGIGLGSIGYGALLLAGEGIQVTADRFNTELRRWMPPAVSWPLAILGLGALGVVLTDKVVVRQILNSAYRNADELNREFLPGATKPREPERSGSPDSLERWKYLGRQGRAVVAGGPRKADIQKVLGSEAEEPIRVFIGLKDRSPEEQAQMALKEMDRTDAWSRKAIAVLSSAGTGWINDFHTSGFEFLNRGDCAIVAQQYSFMPSAYSYASDREVPVRSSEVLIGAIRERLAEMPEEERPRLYVGGESLGAYGVADSFDSVDALLDRVDGGVFTGTPGFTARHIQLTQNRDHGSPERLPVVDGGRNVRFTAHPDHLEHTYDGSNYEQEWEFPRAVFAQHASDPVVWWDWWLFIRKPDWLREPGSRGVKAPEAQHVDVLQNMRWVPFITGWQVGVDQLTSQQQPGGHGHQYHDETVAYWNAVLDAGADEDQIAKISEWIHKDSTRIRATAASAAKESAQNTFSRSDS, translated from the coding sequence ATGAAAATCACGCCCTTAGACGCGTCGTTCCGCTCATTCCGCACCCGTCTCGGGAACTGGGCGGAGGATGCGACAGATTCCGTAAAGCGCCTGTGGCCGCGCCGCACCCACGCGGTCCGCGCGCCGCTGTACGCGGTCGAATTGCTGGCGGATCTCACCCCCGTCGTGCGTATGTCGGGCTTGCGTAGGTTGCCCGATGATTTCGCGGCGGGCATCTTGGGCGCGGAGGTCGCGACGTGGAGCGCGATCTCACCGTCGCTGCTGCCCCACCCATGGTGGGTGACCACCGCCAATATCGCGATTTGCCAGGCGGCGGGCCACTCGGTCGGCGTCGGCGCATCGAATCTCGCTTCCTCGATCGCTACCTCGCTGAACTGGACGTATCCGCGCAAGCTGCGCCGCAAGACGGCGATGCCCGTCCAGATCGCGATGGGCACAATCACCGTCGCGGCGTACCTTTCAGCAGCTTTACGACGTTCCGAGCACGAGCGCCTCGTTGAAGACCCCACCCGCTTGGGGCCGCTGCGGACCCTCGCCGGAATTGGGCTGGGCTCCATCGGGTACGGCGCGCTTCTGCTGGCCGGCGAGGGAATCCAGGTCACGGCCGACCGTTTCAACACGGAACTGCGCCGCTGGATGCCGCCGGCCGTGTCGTGGCCGTTGGCGATCCTGGGGCTTGGCGCGCTCGGCGTCGTGCTTACTGACAAGGTGGTTGTGCGCCAGATCCTCAACTCCGCCTACCGCAACGCCGACGAGTTGAACCGCGAATTCCTGCCCGGCGCGACGAAGCCGCGGGAGCCCGAGCGCTCCGGCTCCCCGGATTCGCTCGAACGCTGGAAGTACCTGGGGCGCCAGGGGCGAGCCGTCGTCGCGGGCGGGCCACGCAAAGCGGACATCCAGAAGGTGCTCGGCAGCGAGGCCGAGGAGCCGATCCGCGTGTTCATCGGGCTCAAGGACCGCAGTCCGGAAGAGCAGGCTCAGATGGCGCTGAAGGAAATGGACCGCACGGACGCCTGGTCGCGCAAAGCCATCGCGGTGTTGTCCTCGGCGGGCACGGGGTGGATCAACGACTTCCACACTTCCGGCTTCGAGTTCTTGAACCGGGGCGACTGCGCGATTGTGGCGCAGCAGTACTCGTTCATGCCGTCAGCGTATTCGTACGCTTCCGACCGCGAAGTGCCCGTGCGCAGTTCGGAGGTGCTCATAGGGGCAATTCGGGAACGCCTCGCTGAGATGCCGGAAGAGGAACGGCCTCGCCTCTACGTCGGTGGCGAGTCCCTCGGCGCCTACGGTGTCGCGGATTCTTTCGACAGCGTCGACGCTCTGCTGGACCGCGTCGACGGCGGCGTGTTCACCGGCACACCGGGCTTCACCGCGCGCCACATCCAGCTGACCCAGAACCGCGACCACGGCAGCCCGGAGCGCCTGCCGGTCGTCGACGGGGGCCGGAATGTGCGCTTTACTGCCCACCCGGACCACCTGGAGCACACCTACGACGGCAGCAACTACGAGCAGGAATGGGAATTCCCCCGCGCCGTTTTCGCGCAGCACGCCTCCGACCCTGTGGTGTGGTGGGATTGGTGGCTGTTCATCCGCAAGCCGGACTGGCTGCGCGAGCCGGGCTCACGCGGTGTGAAGGCACCGGAAGCGCAGCACGTCGATGTTCTGCAGAATATGCGGTGGGTGCCGTTCATCACCGGCTGGCAGGTCGGCGTCGACCAGTTGACCTCCCAGCAGCAGCCGGGCGGGCACGGCCACCAGTACCACGACGAGACGGTCGCCTACTGGAATGCGGTTCTGGACGCCGGTGCCGACGAGGACCAGATCGCGAAAATCTCGGAGTGGATCCACAAGGACTCCACCCGCATCCGCGCCACCGCGGCATCCGCGGCGAAAGAATCGGCGCAGAACACGTTCAGCCGCTCCGACTCCTAG